One Natrinema longum genomic window, GAACACGACGGCCAGGTCGAAGTAGTCCCCGAGACCGAACTCGAGGCCCGGACCGGCGGCGACGGAGGCGGCGACGACATCTCGTTCCCGCCGACCGTCGAAGTCCCAAAGCGGTTCATTCGCGAACACGAACGGCTCGAACTCGAGGCCGAACACCTCCGGGAGCAACTCGAGGAGTACAAGGGATACGTCAACGATCTCCAGGACCGACTCGAGGACGAGGAAGACGAGGTACTGCTGCTCGACGAGTTAGACGACGAAGAGGAATCGTATCAGCTGCGGTAGCGACCGGAGACGGTCGAAGGCGGTTCCCGCCACCGGATCGAGCGGACAGTCGACCGACCCTATTAGAGATAGCCCAACTGCTCGAGGTTTTCACGCGTCGAGTCGTCGAGATCCGTCTCCGCCAACGCCTCGCGCCCCGCCTCCTTTTGTTCTTTCAGCAAGCGGAGCAGCTGTCGGGACGTCCGGAGCTTGAAACGGAGTTCCGGATCGTCGACCTCCGATTGAACGCTCGTGAGCATCGTTTCAACGGTCTCGAAAGCCGTCTGGGGCATCACTGCCGACTAGCTGGCAGAGACGTATATAATCGGTCACGATTCCGATCCGGTCGGAACCACGGGCGGCGTCTTAGACCCTTCAGGATGGCTCCACTCAAAAGTCTTCACGGAGTCCGCTCCGGCAGTCTGAACCCCTCGAGAGCGATCTACCGCTCGAGTTCCCGTTTCGCTTGCCGAATTTCGTCGTACTTCTCGTCGGCCCCGTCGACCCGCGCGAGCCCTTCCGCGGCCTCGAGGGTCCGAACGCCGTTGTCGAGGAAGGAGAGGACGTCGCCGGAGTAGGCATACACCATGTAGTCGTCGGTCATCACGTCGACGATCGCGTCCGGTCCCAGACCCTGGGCGCGCAACTCGAGGAGATATTTGACGAACTTCCGCTCGGGGCACCCACAGTAGGGGTTGTTGTCACAGCCACAATCGAGGAAGTCCTGCGTGAAATCCAGCACCCGATCGCGCGTCGCGTCGTCGAGTTTCTCGAGGCCGTCGCCCTGGAAGAGCATGTCCAGCGTCGCACCCTTGAACGCTCCTTTGGGGATGTTCGTCTCGAGCTGGGAGCTGAGCTGACGGTGGTTCTTGATGTAGATCTTGTCGGTGATGGCCACGCTTGTCGATGGTACCTCGCGTGGGCCGAAAAACGTCTCGGTCGCGAGCGGGCTCGAGTGTGCCGAGTTACCAGGAATCGCTCACGCCGGGCGAAATCCCACGCGACAGTGTCCCACACCGCGTCGCAGAGTCGTAACGTATTTTAGTCCAACCGGCTGTAGGTTCAGGTGTAAGCGTGTCCGGGTTGGGGTAGTGGTTATCCTTCAGCCTTGTGGAGGCTGAGACGCGGGTTCGATTCTCGCACCCGGACTTTTTCACGGCGTCGTCGCGAACGAAGTGAGCGACGGCTCGGAGCGGCTTTGCCGCTCCGGTGACCATCGGGAGGAGCTGAAAAGCCGGAACGCGAGATCGAACCAGGGAGTGAAGCGAACGACCGGGGTTCGATTCTCGTACTCGGACTGTTCGTGAACCGCGCTCGAAGGGACCGAGGCTGACACCGCCGGAAAGTGAGGAGTGTCCGAGCGAAGACGACGGTGGTAACGGTGCTGGACGTTCTTCCACAGGTAACGAAACAGCCGCGAAGACAGTTTAGCGACGCTCACAACGCGGGTTTGGCGAGAGAGTTAACAGTGTCGCGTCCCTAGCGATAGCGTGAACGAAACACCCCCAACAGACGCAGGTACGCGGGCCGATACGGTCGATTACGAGACCGTGGACCGGCGCGTGCTCGTCATCGGCGCGGGTGCCGCGGGAGCACGGACCGCGATCGAACTGGTCGAACGCGGCGTCGACCCGGCGGACGTACTCGTCGTCGGGAAGCGCGCCCACGGCGACGCCCACACGACGTGGGCCCGCGGGGGCATCAATGGGGCGCTCGGGACCCTCGACCCGGAGGACGACTGGACGATCCACGCCGCCGACACGCTGACCGAGGGCCACTCCCTCAACGACCCGGGGAAGGTCGAGACGGTCACCCGCCGGATGCCGGGCATCCTCCGCGAACTCGAGGACTGGGGCATGGAGTTCAGCCGCACCGAAAGCGGCGACATCGACCAGCGCTACTTCGGCGCACAGTCGTTCCGCCGGACGGCGTTCGCCGGCGACTACACCGGAGAGGCGCTCCTCGACGCGCTGGTCGACCGTGCACAGGCGCTCTCGATCCCCTACCGCGAGAACGTCTTCGTCTCCCGGATACTCGCCGACGACGGCCGCGTGCTCGGGGCAGTCGGGACGGATCTCGACACTGGGGAGTTCGTCGTCTTCGACGCCGAGGTGGTGGTTCTGGCCGCGGGCGGGTACACCGGGCTCTACCGCCGCCACTCCTCGCGCGACGACGAGAACACCGCCGACGGGCCCGCACTCGCCTATCAGGCGGGTGCGACGCTGATGGACATGGAGTTCGTCCAGTTTCACCCCACGGGCATGGTCGGCAAGCGCTACGGGGAGTCGTGGGACGGTCGGCTCGTAACCGAGGCCGTTCGCGGGGAGGGCGGTCGACTGTACAACGCCGAGGGGGAACGGTTCATGGAACGGTACTCGCCGGACCAGATGGAACTCGACGCCAGGGACGTCGTCGCCCGCGCCATCGCGAAGGAGATCGCCGACGGCCGCGGCACGGACTCCGGCGGCGTCTATCTCGATATCTCCCACCGGGGTCGCGACTTCATCGAAACGAGGCTCCCGCGGATGTACGAGCGGTTCGCCGAGTTGGGCGTCGACATGGCCGAGGAGCCCGTCGAGGTCGCGCCGACGGCCCACTACGGAATGGGTGGGGTTCGTGTCGACGACGAGGGCGAGACCGATGTCGACGGGCTGTACGCCATCGGCGAGACGATGGCGGGCGTCCACGGTGCGAACCGACTCGGGGGAAACTCGCTCGCAGAGACGGTCGCGTACGGCGCGGTCACTGGCGAAGCCGTCGCCGACCGGCTCGCCGAACGCGAGGTGCACGGAGCCGACGAACTCGGCGAGCACGCCGCGGTCCACCTCCACGACCTCGCCGACCTCGCGAACAGCGACGGGACGTACGACCCGGCTGCGGTGTTCGACGACCTCCGGTCGTTGCTCTGGGACCACACGGGCATCCTGCGCGATGCTGACGGCCTCGAGAACGGAGTGGCCGGCCTCGAGGAACTCCGTGAGCGGGCTTCCGATCTCGCGGTCGGGGACAGGACGAGCGCGTCCTACGAGTTCGCGCTCGACCTCGGGTTCGCCCTGCTCACCGCGGACGCCGTACTCCGCAGTGCGCGGGAGCGAACGGAGTCACGCGGCGCACACTTCCGCACCGATTTCCCGGACGCGACACCCGAATGGCGACGCAACGTGGTGGTTCGCTCGGACAGCGTCGGTACGATGGACCTCTCGACTAGCCCCGTCGGTACGCCGAGCGATGCGGTACAGGCGGCCCTCGATAGGGGGTACGAACTCGATTACCACCAGCTCGAATGAGCGGGGTCTCTGCGGAGCGGTCGCTCGCTCGAGGAGAACGCGTCCCCGCGATCGGCCGATTCTGACCGCCGTCGCACGATGTCGTTGGCGCTACAGCGTGATCTCTTCTCCATCGTCGGGGACGTGGACGTTTTCAGTCTCCGAGCGCACTTGCTCGCGTGTGAGCAAACAGTGGTTGATCGCCTCCATGTGAACGACGACGACCGTCGCATCGGTGGCCTCACGGACGGCGGAGACGTCCGCGACGCCCATCGTGATCGGCTCGCCGTGATCGAACTGTGCTTCACCGCCGTTGAGAACGACCATGTCGGGTTCGAACCGCTCGAGCGTCCGTTCGACTTGCTCGTACCAGACCGTGTCGCCGGCAAGGTACAGCGTCTCGTCGGCTTCGAGAACGAACCCCGAGACGGGCCCCATCTCCTCGGCTAACTCGCCGTGCCCGTGGCGAGCGGGCGTCCGGGAGATGGTGACGCCGCCGAAGGATACCGAATCGTCGACGGGCCGTACGTCGGTGAAGCCCTCGTCGACGAACGCATCCGCCTCGACGGGCTGACAGAACAGTGGAACGTCCGCGTCGAGTTCCGCTTTCGCCGCGTCGTCGAAGTGGTCGGGATGACGGTGGGTGACGATCACGGCGTCGTACGACAGATCGATATCGGGCATCGGTACGAGGGGATTCCTGCGGTCGTTCGGCGTATCCCGTATCGACGGGTTCTCTCCGGGAGACGCAAACAGCGGATCGACGAGAAGCGTCGTCTCTCCGATGGTCACGAGGAGCGTCGCGTTGCGGACGAGAGAGACGCTGGTATCGAGAGTCGGTGACATACGACAGCCCCTTCGGCGAGCGTCGGGTTGTGGGTTGCGGTGAGTCGACCGGGATGGACGTGCTGTCTGCACTCGAGGTCGTCGCGGCCGAAGCGAGTAGGACCCCGTTCGATTCTCGAACCCGGACGGTCATCCGGCTCTCTCGAGCGACTGCGGCCGTTCGGACTCGCGTTCTCGAGCTCCCCTTCCCTCGCCTCCCTGAAGCGCAACTTTTTGTCGCGTCGTTCCGACAGTAGATGGCATGAGCCATGGGCTGGAGCCGACCGAGGAGTACGACGGCTCCATCGTCGTTCGCCTCCTGGACGACACGGCGGGGAGAGAGCAAATCCGTTGTACGTCGTACGAGGAAGCCATCGCCGTCGTCAAGGAGAACCACCGCTCGGTCACGGTCGCGAAGATCGTCGACCGGGACGGGGCCGTCGTCTTCACCTCCGCCGAGATGAGTATCGACGACTGGGAGACGGAATGGGAGCACGCCAAACGTCGCCTGTCCGTCGACGTCGAGGCGTACGACTGCCCGTACGACAACGTCGCCTGTTTCGCCGACGATCACTGTATTCAGTGCCAGATCGACGCGGTCAAAGAGGAGTACTGACCACGAGCTGCCGTCCCCTACCGCCTACGCCGCCTCCTCGAGGAACTCGGTCAGACGCTCGACGAAGTACTCCGGCCGTTCCTCGGGAATCCAGTGGCCGGCGCGCTCGACGACCTCGCTCTCGACGTCGGTTGCGACCGCCTCCATGTCCCTGATCGGGAGGTCGCGGAAAGACGCCGCACCGCCGAGGGCGAGGACGGGCATCTCGAGGGGATCCTCGGCGTGGGCCTGATTGTGCTCGGCGTCGGCGTCGTAGGCCCGGTAGTACTCGAAGCCGCCCCGCAGTCCGCCGGCCTGTGCATAACAGCGGACGTACTCCTCGCGGGCGTCGCCGTCGATCGCCGTGGGATCGTAGGCCCCCTCCCCGTAGAACCAGTCGAGATAGAGCCGTTCGCGACCGGCGACCAGCCGTTCGGGGAGGTCTCGAACGCTGTGAAAGCGGGTGTGCCAGAGCTTGATTTTATCGTCCTCGTTGATGCCCGGCAGTCCGGCCTCGAGGACGCAGAGCGCGCGGACGTCCTCGCGGTACTGGGCGGCGTAGGCGTAGGCGGTCGGCATTCCCCAGTCGTGGCCGACGAGCGCGATCGGTTCGTCGTCGAACCCGAGGTGGGAAACGAGTTCGCGGACGTCGGTCGCGACGGTATCCTTGTCGTACCCCGAGACGGGTGCCTCTGAGTCGCCCAGCCCCCGGAGATCGGGTGCGATGACGGTGTAGTCCGCCGCGAGCTCCGGAATCACGTCCCGCCATTCGTACCAGGTCTGTGGCCAGCCGTGGAGCAACACGAGCGGGGGCCCCTCGCCGGCGGTGA contains:
- a CDS encoding L-aspartate oxidase, whose product is MNETPPTDAGTRADTVDYETVDRRVLVIGAGAAGARTAIELVERGVDPADVLVVGKRAHGDAHTTWARGGINGALGTLDPEDDWTIHAADTLTEGHSLNDPGKVETVTRRMPGILRELEDWGMEFSRTESGDIDQRYFGAQSFRRTAFAGDYTGEALLDALVDRAQALSIPYRENVFVSRILADDGRVLGAVGTDLDTGEFVVFDAEVVVLAAGGYTGLYRRHSSRDDENTADGPALAYQAGATLMDMEFVQFHPTGMVGKRYGESWDGRLVTEAVRGEGGRLYNAEGERFMERYSPDQMELDARDVVARAIAKEIADGRGTDSGGVYLDISHRGRDFIETRLPRMYERFAELGVDMAEEPVEVAPTAHYGMGGVRVDDEGETDVDGLYAIGETMAGVHGANRLGGNSLAETVAYGAVTGEAVADRLAEREVHGADELGEHAAVHLHDLADLANSDGTYDPAAVFDDLRSLLWDHTGILRDADGLENGVAGLEELRERASDLAVGDRTSASYEFALDLGFALLTADAVLRSARERTESRGAHFRTDFPDATPEWRRNVVVRSDSVGTMDLSTSPVGTPSDAVQAALDRGYELDYHQLE
- a CDS encoding DUF5814 domain-containing protein, with amino-acid sequence MAITDKIYIKNHRQLSSQLETNIPKGAFKGATLDMLFQGDGLEKLDDATRDRVLDFTQDFLDCGCDNNPYCGCPERKFVKYLLELRAQGLGPDAIVDVMTDDYMVYAYSGDVLSFLDNGVRTLEAAEGLARVDGADEKYDEIRQAKRELER
- a CDS encoding alpha/beta fold hydrolase; translated protein: MVEHDDFEHGQARVNGVKLHYVTAGEGPPLVLLHGWPQTWYEWRDVIPELAADYTVIAPDLRGLGDSEAPVSGYDKDTVATDVRELVSHLGFDDEPIALVGHDWGMPTAYAYAAQYREDVRALCVLEAGLPGINEDDKIKLWHTRFHSVRDLPERLVAGRERLYLDWFYGEGAYDPTAIDGDAREEYVRCYAQAGGLRGGFEYYRAYDADAEHNQAHAEDPLEMPVLALGGAASFRDLPIRDMEAVATDVESEVVERAGHWIPEERPEYFVERLTEFLEEAA
- a CDS encoding ribbon-helix-helix protein, CopG family, whose protein sequence is MGNKNKTISFRVNEDAFEALQAIAEERDISLSAVFRDYVDQLVEHDGQVEVVPETELEARTGGDGGGDDISFPPTVEVPKRFIREHERLELEAEHLREQLEEYKGYVNDLQDRLEDEEDEVLLLDELDDEEESYQLR
- a CDS encoding MBL fold metallo-hydrolase, which codes for MSPTLDTSVSLVRNATLLVTIGETTLLVDPLFASPGENPSIRDTPNDRRNPLVPMPDIDLSYDAVIVTHRHPDHFDDAAKAELDADVPLFCQPVEADAFVDEGFTDVRPVDDSVSFGGVTISRTPARHGHGELAEEMGPVSGFVLEADETLYLAGDTVWYEQVERTLERFEPDMVVLNGGEAQFDHGEPITMGVADVSAVREATDATVVVVHMEAINHCLLTREQVRSETENVHVPDDGEEITL